The Sander lucioperca isolate FBNREF2018 chromosome 4, SLUC_FBN_1.2, whole genome shotgun sequence DNA segment CCGTTAAGTGATATGTTTATCCAATCAGGTATAGAAAGGCCTTATAATGACATACGGcaaagatcttcaacagggggtcctcagagtaaatgcaggggggcctccaaataattgttaataaaaaaaacatgaatccaacatattattagcaaatatataaatccccactgcttactggcctatatgtAAGGTAGTGACTAAGGTAGCcatacacagatacagttcatcctaaagatggtctgtgccacatgtatgtttaacattaaaacatgattcataaaatcatgccaacaattattaggctattttaatagcttagtgttctatgcaaaaaggtatgtataaaggctttaggccaccatacaagttattgtaggcccagtttaatatgcaacttcattttatacaatatatgtagaaGGGGgaccctgctccatctctctttcagttaaggggtccttggcttaaaaaacgttgaagacccctgacaCACGGCAATACCTGTACGGCCTACTTTAAATTATGTATGGGATCTTTTGTGCTTGTATTCAGCAGTCCTGATCAAATGAGCAGACCTATAGATCAGTGAAACTGTATACAACGTATGCCAAATAGATAGCTGCttatggaaatgttgtgtagtGAATTAAAAGAGCATCAATGTTAAGTCTGCAGCTTTCCCCTTGACACGTTTCATTTTAAAACCACAAACCAACCAGATAACACTATCTTCTGATTGCCTCACATCCTGCAGCTCTCTGACAACGTTCTGATGAATAGATAATGCAATTTACTTTTGCTTGTTGCATAAAGACTTAGAGCCAATACAATAAGTAAGAATTGAAAATCTATGAGAAAAGAGAGTAATGAGATGAtattatgtatttaaaaataagGTTTTCTGATGAAAATATGGCATTGTATAAAAACTAGAGAACATGGCGTCTTCACCTGTGGTTTGCCTTTACTAATAATCAGTTTAAGTGGAAGGAAGTGAAGATTTGATGTCAGAGCTGCATACCATCTACCAGCCCCCCTCACTTTGATCAGCAGCCTTTAGGCTGTAAGCAAACTGCCATTGATTTGAACCACTTGGttacatttttctattttgttttgGGATAATTTTTTATGACTGTAGTTGTTAGTCCAATCTACAAATACTGTACAATCAACTTTCTGATTAATGAAAGGACTACAACAGCCATGTTTTTGGCAGAAGCTGGATGtacgtttatttttttcatcctGTACATCTCAGGTATGAACAATGTTTATCTCTTCTTGTAAAAttataatatactgtaaacTATTCAAGACATTTTTAAGAGTAAATAAAAATTACCAAATATTTTAACTGAATGAAAATCGATTTATGAAAAGAATATATTACAATTTACCTCTCAAGATTGTGACCTTCATAAAAGGTATACATCTGTCCAGATGTTTGAATAAAATCTTCTGTTAAGGGGGTTCAGGGACGAATAAGGATCTTTGCCTTAAAAGGTTCATCTGTAAATCGGCCCTGCTCAGCTATATACCCTACTTCAATCATGAAATGGTAATCTAAACACTGGGATGATGGAAAGTATATTTTGATTGAGCTTTCTGCAGATGAAAAGCATGTACATGTCTGAAGAAAGTCATCCAACTCTAAAGACCAAAAAAGGACTCTGCAGGGAAAGTGCATTATATGCTTTCAAGAATAATGTTATTGTCATTAAATTATACAACCACCTTTCTGATTAGAAGCTGAATGACTACAACAGCCATGTTGTTGGTACATTATAGAtcacagaaataaaaatgatgTAATGTTAGCTATCAATATCTTTACTTATTCTGCTGCTATGAGCTCTTTAGATGAATTACAATACATTAATATGATCATTTGATTTGGAATCATTCTAGTTATTGGATTGATGATTGCATGTTCCCACCATTGCTGCGTTGTTGATGTTGTCGTCtttatgttctgtttctctgttttccAGACTTTATTGTTGTCAGATGTTTGGTgtggtttttattgtttttattgtttatggttaTTTACTGTTTACTGTTGTATGtgcttaatgtttaatgtttaatgtggcTCCCTTGAGTGCAAAACAAATTCCCCTCGAGGCAATAAaggtttcattcattcattcagtttcTTTTTAGTATCATTGACCGATCAGTACAGAGAAGAACGTTGTAAGAAGTATAAATTTGTACAGATGTTTGCTCATAAATTCTTCTGTTAAAGGGGTTCATGGACGTGTAAACAGCATCTGTGCCTTAAAAGGTTCATCAGTGGATCTGCCCTGCTCAGCTCAACGTCCCACTACAACCATGAAGTGGTACATTGTACACCGGAATGGATCTATATTTGTTCAGAAGGAGCTCTCTGCAGATGAAAATCATGTGATGTACAACATGTCTGCAGAGAGTAACTTCACTCTAACAATCAAAGATCTGAGACAGAGCGATGCAAATGTTTACTGCTGCAGAGAAACTACTGACAACCCAGAACTCTGCCGGCACCACAAAACTGAGCTCCATGTTTCAGGTACAGTGGCTGCCAGTCATTTATCACTTTAAGACTAAGGCTGGTATCCACATTCTTATTTTATTCACCATAATCTCAGACCTGCAGGTAAAGGTGATTCCTGccacagagggacagacagtgACACTGATGTGTAACACCAGCTGTCCTCTGACTGAAAACCCTGCAGTCTACATCTGGTACAAGAACAGAGAGTTCCTCTATCAGGACTGGTCTCCCTGGTACCAACAGCTGGTCAGCAGTGAGAAAGCAGTCAGATACTCCTGTGCTATCAAAGGCTACGACGATCTCAGAGCCCCTCAAGTCTCAGTGGGTGAGTGACAGCATTTAGTTCCCCAATCATGTTACACAACCTGTGGTTAACACGttaatctttttaaaaaaaaaaagtataaaaatactGAATCTAATTTTTGTTTGTCCAGATTTTGTTGGATCAGGCTACTTCAGTGTGACCTATGCTAGAGGGAAAATGTGTTCTCATCACAACACATCAGTGGATGAGCCGTGCTCCATCAGATTTCCCAGAGGTTAAGTTTCTACAAACATTCACAACCCTCTCAACCTCAGAACTTTatctattagtcaaaatagGGATCTATTTCAGAATTGgtcatttattttgtgttaaCACTGTCATATCATTGTGTTTTGTATTCTAATTTTTACTTACATATTCAACTACACATTCTGTATTTCTGTACAATTCACGTGTTATATTTAACACAAGATGTCATTTAtgtaatttattcatttaaaaatttaACACGGCacaattttttattaaaaggatATTTATCATCTTCCAACAGAAGTTAAAGTTGAAAGGACTGGTGCATCACTGACGTGTAACCCCTGCTGTGATACAACTTACCATGAACATGACTATAAGTGGTACCAGAACAGAACATTATACTCTGAAGGGCACAAGCTGTCAGTATCACAGTCTAATGAAAGCTTCTCCTGTGCTGTGAAAGGCCTGCTGTCACCTGAAGTCTGTGAGTATGAGCCTATTAACATACTACTGAGTGGTCTGTTCTAACTTATGGAATGGTAGCCTACATTGATGTCATAAATCTAAATACATGAAAGGCAATGAGAAATATGATGACCTCTactaagtttttttttgtgggtaTCAAATAtcgaaaataaatatgtgttttttctgttttcctcAATATCAAATCAATGATTAAATTGTGCCGATGACTTGTGGCCACTAGATGTCACTGTAGACAGAGAGCATGTCAAATCAGTCAGCAGTCAGTCAGAGCAAATAGGAGCATCCAACTTGcaacaaaataatatatatatatacatattgatGGGGTtaatttcagtgtttttttcatttttccaaaTTGAATGGCTATTATGTAGcaattaaataaaagtcatCATTACATCAAAAACACTGCAAACTAAAAAATACCCTTTATCTTTCATCTATATTTCAGGTATTGAGGATAAGAACTGCTGGAGTGTGAATTATGTCCGGAGAAGAATCTGTGCTCTGGAAGGATCTTCAGTGAACATTTCAAGTGAATATTCTTTCCCTAACAACAGCCATCCCACGTCAAAAATATGGTACAAAAAGGGCAGTGGgaataaagaaaaagaagaactgAGTCAGGTTGCAGGTCGTGTAGAGTATCATGACAAGAACAATCACCACATCCTGACAATCAATAACCTGAAGAAGAATGACTCAGCAGAATACACATTCAGACTGGGACGACgaaaagaaaaatggaaagaGTCTGACTTTCATGGAGTGATGTTGGTTGTTACAGGTAATTCTGTAGAATAAATACAATGCAGATGGTCTCTTTATTACAgcgttttgtttgttgttgttggaatGTGCACATGAACAGCTGATCTTTTGTGTAGCCCAGAGTCTTTAAGGCTCGTTGAAGCTTCGTGGACTAAAAGTGTAGGAGGCCCAGAGCAGCAGCCTGTGCTATACTTTCTTTAAGGGCGGTCTAAAAATGCTTCTTCCTACAGGTGTCATCCCATTAAGCACAGCCAATCAGTGTATCTGTTATCTGTTTTGTTTATTCATTGTGAATAAAACAGTCCTCTTAAAACAGCAAGGGTAGAACAGAATTAGTGAGATCTTCACTTCAAAAAGTCTTTTTCTATGAATGGTTGGGTGCACGAAGCATCAGACTGCTAACAGTCAGCATTAGATTATTTTAACCTTTAAGGTAATCTTTGCCTAAATATAACTGCCTCAAATTTGCATTTATTTACCCCACAGCGTGGCAGAATAGAAAACTGTTATATGAGTCACTTTGGAACGGTCAggaacagctttttttttttttttttacaaataagcTATTTGTTGTTAAGGTATTAAGGATGTATTATTTGTTTGAGTACATGTACTGACATATACAATCATCTCTCAGGCCTGAAACTTAAGGTGGATCCTGCAGTGGTGATAGAGGGTCAGAACGTCACACTGAGCTGCAGTACCAGCTGTCCTCTGCCTGACAACCCAACCTACACCTGGTACTTTAACAGGCAACCTCTGGTCCAACCAAAGAACAcaaaaatactgaaaataaaCCAAGTCAGCAGTCAGGATGCAGGAAACTACTACTGTGATGTCAAGAGTGGTACACAAAGCATTACATCTGGTGAAATAACTCTGACTGTTCTAAGTATTCAGACAGCatcagaagcagcagcagcggctgtagcagcagcagctgcagcaggagTCTGTGCTGTTCTCCTGGCTATCACACTTCTGGTTGTCTTCTTTTGGATTAGGTGAGCAACACTGCGCTCTCCGTCACAGATCAATGACATTCAATTGCTAATTTGAAATCCCTTGtccatgtatataaatataagCATATTCATTAATTTCACCAGAAAACAGAGGGCTTCGGGTCAATCTCCTAAAGCGGAAGCAACGGACAACACGGAGCAGGTAGAGATCAGACATTTTAAATTCTTGCACAACATTTAAGTCTTGATAACACAGACGTAGGATTTAAAAATATTGACTGCAAAGGAGCCAAAATGAATTAATCATCAACATGATGAGAATTAGTTGTTCTCAATTTCATTAATAAACATATTTTGGAAAGAGTCATTCTTTCTAAGGCTGTAAGGTCACTACTGACAACTAATACCTACTGTGCATTTCTGTATTTAATTATTgcttagccccccccccccctcaaaaaatgtaaatcaaTCCAGTTTTCTGTAGAGAGTAACCTGTAGAGGTTCAGCGTACCACGATACTAATAAAATACTAATACCAAACTAATATTGTTTGTCTTGTCTCCTCATCAGCTAAACCCTGATCCTGTGTATGAAAACATCTTAGCTCGACCAGGAGAGCAGGAAGAGCTTCACTATAGCAGAGTCTACTTCTCTAAGAGCCAGGCAGAACCTCTTTACTCCACCATCCAGCCACATCAGCCCAATCGACAGGAGCATGCGGCTTATGTTACTGTCAACTAGACCAGCACGACCCCCCAGTCAGCATCTCTTACCATTACAACTGATTTGGGATCTACTTAGTGGCCTAACTCATCTTGATCAATGGTAATATTTTCAACAACCAGCATTTCAAGACTTTTTTCCGACCACCTTTTCACTTCACTCCATGCTAATGTGGACCAGGAGTTCCTTAAAAGTACTGAGCCTCCCGAGCAAAAGCTAATCACTTTGAAACATctgtcagaaaaaaagacagagtgTTTCTGAAGAAGCAGTGATCACTCAGCTAGCACGGAACATGTGCATGTGCTGAAAATCTGCACAACAAAGAAAAAATGTAAGAAGCGGCCTCAGTGACACCATCACTGTTTTTCTCTACAAATCACCACatgacacaaatatatatatatatatatatatatatatatatatatatatatatatatacacataaatgGCTTTGGTATATTTTCGTATGATTTCAGGCTAAGTTGATCTCTTCACTAAACAAGTTGCTGGAGTTTTGACCTCTTCAGACTTTTTTCTCTTCTCCATGCACCTTGGTAGTAGGAGGTTGTGCCAGAATACATACTCTGCTTCTACACAGCAAAAACTTTTCAGTTTTGGACTTTTCACTGCATCATCCACGGAGAGCAGCTGGTGTCCAGAAAGCTGTATTCAGACCACGTTATGACAGGATTTCTCACTTTGTGTGAActgttaaattaaatgtttttggaaGAGAAGCATAAGGACCATCCTGTGTTATATAACACCTACTCAATTTTAAATCTGTTGTGGATTGTTGAGAAACAGTTGGAAGGATTTAAAATTCATATACAGGAAGCTAATAATTCCATGTTGTAAAGGCAAAAAGCAGCAGATTGTGTTCATTGATACTGTCAATGCCGAATCATCACAGTTTTAAAGCAATTTTAGTGGCAGGTTAAGTTGCTTCTCAGGGGCTGATTGAACAGACTGACCACACCTGCTCTATTGTACAGATAGCTTGAAATTCAGaggtgtcaaaagtattcacattcattactcaggtagaagtatagatactagggtttaaaaagacttctgtagaagttgaagtatcaactcaagtttttactcaagtaaaagtgtaaaagtactggtttaaaaactacttaaagtataaaagtaaaagtactgtaagGCAAAAAAATTATATCAATATGCTTTTTCAAGTTAGACAGCGAGTTTTGGAAACaattagctcgtggtacttGGGTGCGCAGAGCTTGCAGCGCATTCGAAAGGAGTTGTTTTTGCATCCAACCATTTCAAAAAATTCTTCCAGGTACGGCCAGGGATGTAGAAGGGTTGGCTGGTCTTCCTGGCTACCAACCTCCTCGCTGGTGCTTGGTTGGGACATTTCGCTCGAGTTCTCTTGAGTCTCTGCCACGGACATCTTCGTACCGCTTCGTACTAGGCTACATATGTCTGCTATTTCCTTGCTGGAGTGTGATGTGATTTGTGTCATGTGCAGGTGCGATGGATCGCGTacaaaccaagggggtaagcttcgcttcagaactcgaacctcctatggcgccattttgatgccaccaaacgatcacccgacgttagcattccattgactgccattcattttgacgtcgctttgacagcgaataacttcacatctgaaacgtttaaagactttattttctccattgtttatttctaaagaaacacgacaatgtataaaaggctccattaccttgtatctcacgttatggcacatttacgtcgtctctctcagttggaggctgcgcagtaacgctcagccatcaccggaaaagtgcttctaatatccttcactggtctccgtccagagcaacgggatctgttggtccattcttatatactgtctatggtacaAACCAATAGGGTGTTGGAAtgatatatgtttatacttctcatccaaccacaatcaaattcactctatCCGGATGCAGCGATTTATCTGgataggtttttgttttgttttgtgtttttttgaacgatgacaagccggaatgaaaacaagccaaactgaaataggagtaacgaggctattcttaaaatgtaaggagtagaaagtacagataattgcatgaaaatgtaaggagtagaagtaaaaagtctgctgtaaaataatgactccagtaaagtatagatacccaaaatgtatacttaagtaaggtaacaaagtatttgtactttgttacttgacACCTCTGTTGAAATGAGGTCGTAAATAGATTGAGTAATGGCCAAATGTAGCGTGGCTTTGGCAGGTAAGCTCATTGaagcatttttgttttcttgtatgTTGTATTTCTTTTGATTTTATTAGTAACTGTAAAAAAGGTTTTTGTAACATGTTCTACCCTGCATTATCTAAAGTGTATTAAAACATACTAGATATGACGTTTGAAGCTCGGTCTTCATTGAACTTTTTTTCCAAAACAAACCAACCCCAGACAGCTCCACATCTCTCTGATCAGTTAACACTGCTACATGTCACATGAAAAGCCAATACATTATGttaaaactgaaaacaaataataataataattgtcatTAAAATCACACTGAGAAAAATTGCGATGCCATGAAGATAAATTCAAAGTTTTCAATGACAAAATATGATGTCAAATAACTACTGCACTATAAACAGCACATAGATTCATCACTAGAGGGCTCTTTTTACTAAGATTAATAATGAGGAAGGAAGAGATTTTTTGGTGTCAGAGCTGCATGCAGTTTTTCTGCTAGCTGTCTACACACTGAACAACAGTCCATTCTGTCTCTGTAAGGAGACTGCTGTTGATTTTACCAGTTGTTTAAATTGGTTAACCTTTCACAAGTTTTCATAGACACAGATGTAATAAGGTCATTAAATTATACAACCACCTTTCTGATTAGAAGCGGAAGACTACAACAGCCATGTTGGCAGAAGCTGGATGTGTGTTTATGGGTTTGATCCTGTACATCTCAGGTATGAATTGCTGTTCATCTGTTATTATATAACACTAACTGTgtgaactgtaaaaaaaaaaaaaaaaaagagaaaaaagaaagagatgaaacgtctgtagtgtacagtgggtgtTCATTTGTagacatattatattattaaattatattatacaatatatattaattaaaataaaaattattgaATGGTGGCTATCAATATCTTTACCTATTCTGCGGCTACATTATATTAATACTGTATTATCCTTTGAGACTTAGTATCATTGACCAATGATTGCAATAAGAACATCTGTCCAGATGTTTGCTAATAAATTCTTCTGTTAAAGGGGTTCATGGACGAGCAAACAGCATCTGTGCTTTAAAAGGTTCATCAGTGGATCTGCCCTGCTCAGCTCAACGTCCCACTACAACCATGAAGTGGTACATTGTAGACTGGGATAGATCTAAACCTGTTCAGAAGGAGCTCTCTACAGATGAAAATCGTGTGACGTACAACATGTCTGCAGAGAGTAACTTCACTCTAACAATCAAAGATCTGAGACAGAGCGATGCAAATGATTACTGCTGCAGAGAGACTACTGACAACCCAGAACCCTGCCGGCACAACAAAACTGAGCTCCATGTTGCAGGTACAGTGGCTGCCAGTTATTTATTACTTTAAGACTAAGGCTGGTATCCACATTCTTATTTTATTCACCATAATCTCAGACCTGCAGGTAAAGGTGATTCCTGccacagagggacagacagtgACACTGATGTGTAGCACCAGCTGTCCTCTGACTGAAAACCCTGCAGTCTACATCTGGTACAAGAACAGAGAGTTCCTCTATCAGGACTGGTCTCCCTGGTACCAACAGCTGGTCAGCAGTGAGAAAGCAGTCAGATACTCCTGTGCTATCAAAGGCTACGAGGATCTCAGAGCCCCTCAAGTCTCAGTGGGTGAGCGACAGCATTTAGCTCCttatttaataatgaaacatcTGGCTACATATGTTATGCTTTCAATAATAATTCTATTATTCATACACTGGAACCATAAATACTAAAGCTTCTGATATACAATGACTATTTgacaa contains these protein-coding regions:
- the LOC116042706 gene encoding uncharacterized protein LOC116042706; this encodes MKWYIVHRNGSIFVQKELSADENHVMYNMSAESNFTLTIKDLRQSDANVYCCRETTDNPELCRHHKTELHVSDLQVKVIPATEGQTVTLMCNTSCPLTENPAVYIWYKNREFLYQDWSPWYQQLVSSEKAVRYSCAIKGYDDLRAPQVSVDFVGSGYFSVTYARGKMCSHHNTSVDEPCSIRFPREVKVERTGASLTCNPCCDTTYHEHDYKWYQNRTLYSEGHKLSVSQSNESFSCAVKGLLSPEVCIEDKNCWSVNYVRRRICALEGSSVNISSEYSFPNNSHPTSKIWYKKGSGNKEKEELSQVAGRVEYHDKNNHHILTINNLKKNDSAEYTFRLGRRKEKWKESDFHGVMLVVTGLKLKVDPAVVIEGQNVTLSCSTSCPLPDNPTYTWYFNRQPLVQPKNTKILKINQVSSQDAGNYYCDVKSGTQSITSGEITLTVLSIQTASEAAAAAVAAAAAAGVCAVLLAITLLVVFFWIRKQRASGQSPKAEATDNTEQLNPDPVYENILARPGEQEELHYSRVYFSKSQAEPLYSTIQPHQPNRQEHAAYVTVN